DNA sequence from the Methanofollis formosanus genome:
ATGCCTGAGATGCTCTCGCCGACCTCGGCCCTGATGGGCCTGGGCTATACACGGGTGGCCCTGGTCACCGACGGGCGGTTCTCCGGCGGGACGAGGGGGCCGTGCATCGGGCACGTCGCCCCTGAGGCCGCGGCCGGCGGCCCGATCGCTCTTGTCAGGGACGGAGACCGGATCGCCGTCGACCTCTTCGCCCGGCGGATCGACCTCCTCGTCGACGAAAAAACCCTGGAAGAGCGGCGTATCGCCTGGAAACCGGCTGAAAAGGAGTTGCGCGGCGTCCTGAAACGGTACGCGGCTCTGGTCGGGCAGGCCGATATCGGTGCGGTCCTGCGGTGAAGATTCTACGATTGAGGGGATGGTCTGTCTGACCGACGTGCCTTCCCCATCAATCGCGCGAGGGTTTCTCTCATGCTCTTTGATGCTCACATCTCGAAAATCGGGCTTTGTAGAATCAGGCATGAACCCCAGGTTCATGCCCAATTCTACAGAGCCGAAAGTTTGACGATTGGGAGCGGGAAGGCAGCATGAAAGTTCCTCAAGAGGGGATTGCCGTCCGCCGCCAATCTTCATCTCCTGGCGGAAGAAATGCGTCCAGAATCCCTGGAAGGAAGCACTCCGGCCTGAGGAAGTGTTCCAGGCCTCAGGGGGTTTTGGGGTATGCTCCACGATAAACTTTTGATGCTGTATGCCTGAGGCATGCCCCTGATTCATCCCTGATTTTCCAAAATCCATTTCGGAGAGTTCAAATCCCCTGCAATATACCTATTCCTCTGTGCAGGATCCCCACCTGCTCCGAGGTGATAGTAAAATGATCGAGAGATTCCTTGAAGGTAACAAGACCTTCGTTGAGGGTGAATTCACTGAGCACAACGATTACTACCAGGAACTTGCCACCGGCCAGAGCCCGACGGTCCTCTGGATCGGGTGTTCCGACTCCAGGGTCGCCCCCGAGCGGATCACCGGGGCACGGGCCGGCGAGATCTTTGTCCACCGCAACATCGGCAACATCGTCAGGATCGGGGACTGGAACTTCGCCACCATCCTGGAGTATGCCGTCAAGCACCTGAAGGTCCACGACATCGTCGTCTGCGGCCACTCGGACTGCGGGGCGATGAAGGCCCTCACCGCGGAAGGCGAGTCTGACGAGG
Encoded proteins:
- a CDS encoding carbonic anhydrase — protein: MIERFLEGNKTFVEGEFTEHNDYYQELATGQSPTVLWIGCSDSRVAPERITGARAGEIFVHRNIGNIVRIGDWNFATILEYAVKHLKVHDIVVCGHSDCGAMKALTAEGESDEAYIPLWLSNAASAMEAVEAETPRPEDAEGMKKWRRLVEEENVRLQLENLRTYPIVREAEREEKVTLHGLYFDLETGVLEKIA